The genomic region TTGAACGATTTTTCATACATAAAAAATAGTAAGCAATTTTTATATCTATCTAATTACAAATACTTTACATATTCTCCAACAGTTCAAACAACCATATTTCATATATTTTCAGTGTAAAAACAACGTGTTTTTGATGCAATTATACCGCATTTTTAAGGCATAAAAACACGAATTATTTAGTGTTTAAAACGAATTATTTCACATTTTTTTTAAAAATATTTTGCACTTAACAATATTACCTCTATATTTGAGCCATAACATTAAGGGAATGAACACAAAGAATACATATACTTATTTCTGGCACTTTTATTTTAGCGATAAGAGTAGGGACTAGTATGTAGTATATGGAAAGATATATTTAGAGGTCCCAAAGTAATTTGGGACCTCTTTTTTTTGATTTAATACCGAATAAAAAACAACATGAGTGAAAAGATAAAGATTGCTATCCAAGGAGTTAAAGCCTCCTTCCACGAAGAAGCTGCCTACAAATATTTCGGCAGGGATATCGAAACTTTAGAATGTGAGTCTTTCAAAAAGACTTGCGAACTGCTAAAACAAGGCAAAGCTGACTACGTGGTCATGGCAATCGAAAACTCAATTGCGGGAAGCATTCTTCCCAACTACAACCTCCTTCGCGACTACAGATTTCATATCATCGGCGAAGTGCATTTAAACATTCAGCAGCACTTATTAGCATTGCCGGGCACTAAATTAAGCGATATCAAATTCGTCGAGTCCCACCCTATTGCTATCCGCCAATGTGACGAATTCCTAAGCGAGCACCCAGACTGGACCATCAAAGAAGGAATGGATACGGCGGCATGTGCGAAAAAGATCGTTGAAGAGAAATTAACGAATACGGCGGCGATTGCTAGCGAAGCTGCAGCCAAAGTATATGGACTGGAAATCATCGAGAAACGAATAGAAACCAACAAGAAAAATTCAACACGCTTTCTCATTCTTTCCAATGAGGTACAGGAGATCAAAAATGCGAACAAAGCATCGCTATCCTTCCAAACCTCGCACGCTATCGGTGCATTAGCTGCTGTATTGCAATGCTTCGCAGAGCAAAATGTCAACCTTAGCAAAATCCAATCGATGCCTGTTGTAGGTCGTCGCAATGAATACGACTTCTATGTAGACGTAGAATGGAAAAAACAAGCAGACTATGATGCTGCCATCCGTAAAGTATTGAAACATACGGTCAACTTCAGTATCATGGGCGAATACCTGAAAAACGAAAAAATCTAAATCTAATTAAATAAGTAACAACACAAACGCAAATAAGATGAAACACTCATTAGACATTCTTCCTTTGAATTCATGGATTGAAATTGGAGACAAACCTTTAATCATCGCAGGACCTTGTAGCGCAGAAACGGAAGAACAATTAGTTTCTACTGCTCATTTATTAGCCAACACGGGCAAAGTCAATGTACTTCGTGCAGGTATTTGGAAACCTCGTACTCGTCCAGGCGAATTCGAAGGTATCGGCAGTATCGGTTTGGAGTGGATGAAACGTGCGAAAGAAGAAACCGGCTTATTAACGGCAACGGAAGTAGCAACGGCAAAACATGTGGAAGAAGCACTTGCTGCTGGTATCGACATCCTTTGGGTTGGTGCACGTTCAACGGCAAACCCGTTCACGGTTCAAGAAATTGCTGATGCATTGCAGGGCGTAGATGTTCCGGTATTAGTTAAAAACCCGGTAAACCCTGACCTTTCTTTATGGATCGGTGCTTTGGAGCGTATTAACCGCGCCGGTATTAAAAAATTAGCGGCTATC from Sphingobacterium sp. BN32 harbors:
- a CDS encoding prephenate dehydratase gives rise to the protein MSEKIKIAIQGVKASFHEEAAYKYFGRDIETLECESFKKTCELLKQGKADYVVMAIENSIAGSILPNYNLLRDYRFHIIGEVHLNIQQHLLALPGTKLSDIKFVESHPIAIRQCDEFLSEHPDWTIKEGMDTAACAKKIVEEKLTNTAAIASEAAAKVYGLEIIEKRIETNKKNSTRFLILSNEVQEIKNANKASLSFQTSHAIGALAAVLQCFAEQNVNLSKIQSMPVVGRRNEYDFYVDVEWKKQADYDAAIRKVLKHTVNFSIMGEYLKNEKI